The nucleotide sequence ttgacaacataaagtaaatttcttttttatttcaggACCGGGCATCCCTATTGCCGTCGTACTCTCgtacaatgacaagtgaataaacactcatcttaagaataatacatctagcatgaaaaaatattggccacccccgctacttcatgagcggtacggacacacaaaaaggaaattcattttaaaaattagagatgacacatacaaatttacttagaacggcacaaaaataccgcatataggtaggtattgtggactcatatggcaaaactaggtttaaggattttAGATGTATAAATAGTATTTCtatttagtacaagtgaaggctagcaaaaaaattgagaagcaaccaaccaagaaacgaaaattctcattaacgagcattaagcataactaacaccgaataatgcatcacaagtaggatgtaatcacattgcatgactattgactttcgtgcttgcataaggaattacaaaccttaacaccaagtatttgaaaaatattgaaaagtatttgaaaaaaattaatgattatttaaaaaaatgttgattatgtatataaaaaagttaaacaagtatataaaaaatgttgaacaaatatctgaataaaatgttaatcatgtataaaAGAATGTGGaatgaataaaaagaaacaaagaaaaaaccaaaaaaatggaaaaaaaatctgAGAAGAAAAGGGAAAGAAAACGGAGAAAACCTGCTCTGATCGCCCCTAGGAGGTCGCGATCCTACTACTAACCATTAACTGGAAGCAGGCTTATTGGTTAGCTATGCCTTTGCTTCCCCTCGCGACCAGGATTCAATTCAGGTCGAGCCCCATTTACATTTTTTATAATTAAAAAGACACATGATGCACAAAGGCGATAATTCTTTTGGTTTTAACTTTTTTTCACCAAATGTTGATTTACTAGAAGCCGGCAACTAGTGATTTGGCTAATGGGATGCACGGTTCCACCTTATAGATTACATGTGGTTTAACACATAAAGCAACAAGAGGTCTTTGTGTAAGTGCCTTGACTAGCTGGCACAACATATACTACATGAAAGTGCCCAGTAAAGGGATTCAAATTTACAGAGCAACTCGACTGATGCTTGCTGCACATGATCAGCTTCACAAGCGACTCGGTCAGCAGGTTGACAATATAGGCATGGCAATAAAATTCACATTAGTCATAGCGAAATTCTCGTTCAAGAAATTCCAGCAAGTCTGTTCCTTCCTTCCGTTCATGCCACACCGGATAGCACCAATATGGCTTAGGCACAGGCCATCTGTTATGATGAAATCATAAGTAAGTCCATGAATAGTGCATATCTGAATCAAGGTCTTGTTGAATGCATAATAATATTTTAAAAACCTGTTTGGTGCGGGAACTTTGGTAAAATCAGCAGTCCTACACATAAACCAAAAGGTATAGTTTTAACTAGTTAATATGTAAGACAAGAGGCGAAATTtattgaagatgatgatgatgatgatgatagaaaACATACCCTTTTGCATCAAAATTCCCCAAGAGTTTCACAATTGTATCCCGTGGCATGTAGGGAGTTTCTTCCAAGCCATAGAAGTTCATGCCAATAAAGTTCCCATCAGAATCAATAAGAGGGCCCCCAATCCCAGCCTAGCACAAGACAAAAGTAACCAGTAGAAAGAACATGATGCTTGTAAGTTACACAGATATGTTGATTGATTAAACTACACATACTTCCACCAAACAAATAAATGTAGTAGAAACTAACACACCGTACCTTAGTGATTTGACAAGTGGAGATCCTAAGATCTTTGCAATCGAGTTTACTTTCTTTGTTGATCACTATCCCACTTGCTGCCATTAATTTGCCTGATTCATAGACACGCCCTATAGCTAATACCGGCGAGTGAGTGCCAGTTTCAACCTTATTGTTGATAATTGCTGTCCGAGTACAGCGAAGTTTTtcgatgatgatgacagcgacatTATAATGCAGATCGTAATGTTGCAAAATCCCTGTGACATGTCGTTTATCTGGAAGGTGCACTTCAATCTGCAATAATGATATGGTGCAAGTAAAGCAGTATTCAAATGAAAGAGTAAAAAGGGTATTTAAATAATTATTAGCAGAATAACAACCTTTAAGTTATCAGCAACCTTGCTTTCATCGTCATTACTTCTAACCAAACTTCCTGAGGTTAGAACTCTTGTGGTGAACCCATTGCTGTCTATGAATACACCTGTGCAAGCAAAAAGTCTCGCTTCTCCTACGGAAGTAATAATTAAGATCATCAGTTAGTGATGAAACAGAAGAAAAATACACCACAAGTAATAAGCTTGTAACCAATACGATTACCACTGAATGAAGCGAGTGCTACAACAACTCGGGACATATTTGAAGCTGCTCTTTCTGAGAGTTTGTTCCAGATATCTTCACTAAACTCCTCCTCAAAACTATAACGCAGACGCTTGCCATCTAGTTACAGAAACATGGCATAATAGTTTAAGGGAGGGCTGAAAAGAGTAGTCAAATGTGCAATCAAATAAAGTAATCACCAAAAGGAAACGAAATAACTCACTGTCCTCCAAAACTGGTAAGGGGTAACCACGGGACCTAAACTTATCTCTTCTAGCATCCAAAGATACTGCACAACATGGTAAAGTGATTGACGACCAATGTATGAATAATTATGAAGGAAACTGAAAGCAATGACTCACCAAGACCCCAGTCATATGGCCACCGGCGAATAGAAGGCAGACTCTCTAGTAATGTATCCTCAAGTCCTAGTGTCAAAGGGTGAAGCAATTAGTGACGATGCGTGAGCAATAATCAACATGTAATATTAAAAGTGACCCAACCTGAATTAAGTTCTGGGTCACATATAGTACATATGGTAGGTTTCTGGTTTTTATTTTTCATC is from Triticum aestivum cultivar Chinese Spring chromosome 3A, IWGSC CS RefSeq v2.1, whole genome shotgun sequence and encodes:
- the LOC123060190 gene encoding uncharacterized protein — protein: MQIQRGDVQPGSSNRRRKKMRISSENMIRVNPLEEEFGTSSDSGEGVWRLLSEEVAAHIDDSVVSLASFHKDNAKSVYFACTGIIIESNSTITSFLTSLSLLRSIDDDSKIFQDMMIEVRLPNNHLSMGWLEYYDLKYNVAVISIAPFHVFRAAFVDHQRQFESHSEVVAVGRCFDSGKLMATTAMLTDNGKRIYREELAISTCEITMTGVGGPLVDFNGDFVGMNFYSKEETPFLPRNKILELLMHFRRTSPCWDTSKKRGSKTERGASKAQMSPESHKSDLEGSSRQEMKNKNQKPTICTICDPELNSGLEDTLLESLPSIRRWPYDWGLVSLDARRDKFRSRGYPLPVLEDNGKRLRYSFEEEFSEDIWNKLSERAASNMSRVVVALASFSGEARLFACTGVFIDSNGFTTRVLTSGSLVRSNDDESKVADNLKIEVHLPDKRHVTGILQHYDLHYNVAVIIIEKLRCTRTAIINNKVETGTHSPVLAIGRVYESGKLMAASGIVINKESKLDCKDLRISTCQITKAGIGGPLIDSDGNFIGMNFYGLEETPYMPRDTIVKLLGNFDAKGTADFTKVPAPNRWPVPKPYWCYPVWHERKEGTDLLEFLEREFRYD